GCCATGTTTCGCTCGCATCGCGTGGGCCCGGAGCGGAACAGCCGGCACCGGAGTTGGCATCAATCCAAATGTCACGTACCCGGAGCCGGAGACGCGTCCGGAGCATATTTAAAGTAGTCGGCCACCAATGGAGGGCAGCAGAAGACAGCAGACAGTCCAAGCGGGAGCACACCAGAAGCCGAAGAGCAACTGGAACTGCAACTGGGAGACAAGATGACGAGATCGACCTACATTTGGGCGCTGGCCGCCTGCCTGATCGTAAGTGTTCAAGCTCGAAATCTTAGGATTAATCCCAAGAAAACCAAGTCTTTCAATTCTGGCTGCTTTCGTTTGTGCCATGTAAATCGTACATGAAAAGCAACTTGACGTTCCTTTAAATTACTTGGAACGGAATCAAGCTATCTATCGATTTTAGACCTAAGATCATTATGGATCTCAAGAAATTGTATATGTCGATCCAATTCTAATCCATTTTCCCCACCTTATTTACTTTTAGGCCTGTGCGAGCGCCAACTACGGCAGTTCCCAGGGCTATGGACACGAGTCCGGAAGCGGCGCCTCCGATGGCGGTGCTGATGCCGCTTCAGCGGCCGCAGCTGCTGCCGGCGGTGCCGGTGGAGCTGGTGGCGAGTACGGTGGTGCTAACGCCGGTGCTGGTGCTCTCGAATCCGGAGCCGATGCCGCCGGTGTGGCACAGGCTGGCCAGAGCAGCTACGGCTCCGACCAGAACATCCCGTACAAGCCGGTGAACACCAAGGGCAACACCCTGACCTCATCGATCACCTACCCGCAGAACAAGGGCGAGATCCTCATCCATCGTCCCGCTCCCATCATTGTCAAGCGTCCGCCCACCAAGGTGCTGGTGAACCATCCTCCATTGGTGGTGAAGCCCGCTCCCGTGGTGCTCCACAAGCCCCCAGCAATCGTTCTCCGCAAGGTCTACGTCAAGCACCACCCACGTCGCGTCAAGGTTGAGCCCGTGTTCGTCAATGTGGTCAAGCCCCCAGCAGAGAAGTACTTCGTCAACGAGAACAAGCAGGGCTACGGACAGGGCTCGCAGTCCCATGGACACGGCCATGGACACGGTGGCCATGGACACGGACACAGCGGACACGGACACGGTGGACACGGTGCTGGACCCCATGGTCCTGGACCCCATGACGGTGGCCGTGCCCTGCCCGCCTACGCTTCGGGAGCTGATTCCGCTGCCGCCAGCGCTGGCTATCAGCTGCTCCAGAGCGGCAACCAGGGTCTGTCCGCTCTCGCCAACATCGCCGGCGAGCGTGAGGGTCCCTATGGTCCCGCCCCAAGCCATCAGCACTATAGCGCCGGTCCAGCCGGACATGGCGGCTATGCTGCTCCCGCCTATTAGGTAGAAGATGCGGAGGAGTTACGGATTGGATGACTGCTGCGGCTCCGGAATCAACTGAAGCGGCTGGTTTAGTCATCCGCTTATCCGGCTGATTAGTTACTatgttttaataaataaaacacagCCTGATCGACCAACGCCCATGCCTacgcccacgcccactcaTGCACACCCCActaccacccacccacccattCAACGGCCCaggaggggcgtggcactcAGGTTTCtttgcaaacaaataaaaaatttgaaaaaaaaacaaaacaattataCCCAAAGCTGACTGTTGTTTTCGATGAAGGGTGAAATCTGGATGCGGGTTATATTTAAATCAAAGTGTCATTAGATAGATATACCCTAAAGATCTTGAGGTATCAATAGTCTTGGGAAAGTAGAGATACATATAAAaacatatacaatatatataacaaataggTAATAGAACTTATTTTATACTTTATATACCATTGATATCATTGTCGGATGTTATTGGACACCGAGTGCATATGATGGGAATCGATTTAATGATGGGAGAACTGACTTACCCGCAACTTTATTCGCAGCACCAAGTGTCGCATATAATAATACAATAAATCCGATGCGCAGGCTGTCATTACACACATCGTTCGGTTGTCCTTCCCATTGTTGTGCGGTATGCCAACGGTTCCCATGCAATTGTTCAATAACAAACGGGCGGCAAAATCGGACGTAATGATAGGTAATGCCAAGAAGCGATCGGTTGATGACAGGTGGAATCGCAATGTAGGTCGCCCAGTGCCGCCCATTTGGCAGTTTGAAAATTCAGCATAAAAATGCGATACCTTTGCACAGAGATTTCAGTCTGTAAGCAGAAATAAATTGAGAGCATTAATAAAATAACCAACTAAACAGAATTATTTAAGCGAGCCAGAACAAATCGGTTTCaagttcaaatattttttgcgAACACTTTTCggtggtaaaaaaaaaacaacaaacagagGCGAAATGAGTAACTTATGCTTCCTTGTAATGGGTTTGTGTTTCGCATTAATCGCCTTCTGTTATGGACAAGTTAGTATTGTTTTAACAATGACTGATAATATGTAAACTATAGAATAACAACGAATtatataatacattttgtgCAGGGTATCACAGAAAGTCCTTATAACCGAAATTGTCACAGAGACATATATTGCTTATTGCCCGattcaaattaaacaaacCGTACAGGTACGTTGCTAAATTTAAATACTAAACTACCTTATGTACATACAACGATTTCTGTGATACCATCGTATTATAAGCTTTCAAGTTCTTTATTACTTTAGTCTATTTTGTAATTCTTAGTTTAAGATACTTATTTTCCTAATTTATTCCAACTAGCCCTCATCCAAACGGACAACGGAAACCAGCATGGAGGCGTTGCACTCCTTAACGCAACTCATCTTTAGCATTCTGGATGGTTTTAACCTGGGTTAGTTTTAGCATACCTACTAAAGTAATTGTAATTGATGGAACTAACGAACCTTATGAGTTTTCCAATGCCTAATCTAATGTTCTTAgttgtaaatactttttgttgttttttttcttagTTAGTATGCACTAATTGGatgtattaaaataaatgcattaaaataAACTATCTGCTTATCAAATATAACAGCTTTTTTCGGAAACTATACACATAGACAAACAAATTGCGACACAAAAGACAGTACATACAATAAAGACAAACTTTTACAATGAAACTAAAGGATTACATCAGAGTTCTTAATCGGTTGGAAGATCAGCGTGGATGTGATGTGACGAGGTGAGGTCAAAGCAATCCAAGCCAATCCAATATAATCCACACCTTTTGTTTGCTATCTGAATCGCGCCGAAACACGAGAATACCACGTAATTGCAGCACCTGCAAAAGTCTTTTGTACATTTTGTCTCTTGCGCTGCAGTTGAatcttgttttatttatggTTAATTTGATGGTACATTTTACATAGGTGAGTCTCTAGCCGAACAGCGagcacataaatatatatatatatataatataataatatatatacatatatatgtaagaGTATGTAGATATTTTTGGTTGGAAGggttttaaataaatcatataaatatgtGGTGGTTTGATTTCGTGACGGCTTACTTTAAAAAAATTCGCATAAAATTACGTTAAATTACATGTTTAAAATGAAGTTGGGTTGACATTTGCGTTAAGTTATGCAATCGATTGTTGTACAGAAGCTGAATGGTTAATGCTAGAGCGCCAACGACCAGGTGGCCTATAAAAAGTTAACTACAAGTTTAAAAGTGAgattaaattttaaaagccGTTAATTGCAATGGAATGTAATGCCTTCGATCCGTATGGCCTCTCTCTTTCAAGTGATCTGTTTTTTCCCCAGCTccctttttctttgtttagGGATGACGCGGTGCAGCATAGACAGCTGCCGGCTGAGATTGGGCAGATGAGGGAACTGGTTGCAAGGTGGCtgcctgctgttgttgtggctgAGCCAACGGGTCCATGTTATAGTTGTTGATCACCTCATAGGGGGACACAACCGGAGCTGGCATGCCCCAGGCGTAGGGATTCTGAAAATGGTCGAGTGGCGATATCGCCATTGCCTATAGAACATTTTGAATTGGTTAGTGGTTATGCATCACTCCTACCTGCCCTTGAGCTGCTCCCGCTAACTGTGGCGGTCCCGCCTTGTGGAAGAATATCGGCTGCGGTGGCGGCGGTTGGAGCAGCCTCGGCGGCGTTATCAGATGATGATGCGGCGGTGGAGTAGTGTAGAAACTAAACTGACTGCCATTCGAGCTAGGCGAGGGCGTTGGAGTGGGCAAAAAGGCCGCTGGCCCCAGCGAATCCTTAATATCTTGCAGCTGCTCCGGACGTTTGCCGCGCACCTTAACCGGATTCAAATTGCGCTTGGCGTAGGCATTTTTCTCAAGCGGTGACTGCTCCGTGGCATTTGCCACCTCTGGCGAAGGTGGTGGTGTTGACTCGGCGGCAGTCAAATGGTCATCTGTGGCGCCAGTGACTACAGTCTTTCCTGCCTGTTGGTCAGTGTTGTTCTGCTGATGGTATCCAAACACCGCCATTTCATCAGGCGGCGTGTGATGCGTCATGCGCCAATGCAAATCAACGCCCATGTTGTAGAAGTGTCTCAAAGTTATTATATCCACTGGCAAATCGTCACCGTTTAGGTGTAGAGAACGACGTGGCTCGTTAACTCCGGGAACAGTTAGCGGTGGAGAAGGAAGCGGCATAAATGGATGCGGTCCCGGTAAAGCAACAGCTCCCGGTGGTGGTGGAGCATAACCACCGAATGGCATGTACACACAACCTTCGGTTGGAGGTGGATGCGGTGTTCCAGAAATGGGGAACTGAAACTCCTCGGCAAGAGCTATCGGAGATGCAGGCCAAGGTGGCGGTAAATGCCCAGGACGACTCGGTATCATGGGCACGTAATTCATATACTGAGTGGGTGGTGGCGGGGCAGCCGAACCCGAACATTGCTGGTTTTGGCTGGAACTCGAGTTCTGCGGCTGAACCCTTGATGCCTTCGTgcgctggtgttgctgctgtgcctGCGGCTCTTCACGATCCCGCTGCTCCGTAGCCGGGTTCTGGTCATTCTGTTCAGAATCTCTATGATCCCGCTGCTCATCGTCCTGAATGTGCACATCCTGATGATAGCAATTCTCCGCGGGCATGTAGCCTTGCATCGGAATCAAATCACACTTGCTGGACTCAAAATACTCAATTTCGAACAGCTTGTTCTTCTTCCATTTGGCAGACTTGTTGGCCTTACCGGCAAACTTGGGCAACGGCATGCGAGGCATCTGGCGATGATAGCGGTATGGCAACGACCATGGGCGGTACTCTTCTGGCGGCATGGGATGGAGCGATTCATACGGGACCTAAGCCAACAGAAATGTTCATATATTAGTAAGCTTTCTATTAAAGCGAAATAGTTATAATTAGCTTCGGATACCGAAAACTGTGAACCCTTGCAGATCAATTATTTTATAGATTTATATACCAGTAGTTCCTTGGCCCAAAATTAATATACTTTTAACTAAACTTTAACAAATTCAACGAATTGTTGGATATGATAATCGTTTCTAATCGAAATCTTTGCATTTCTCTGCAAGGGTCTGGAAAATCAGATAAAAAGAAGAGGTACCACTAATTTTTTGCCAATCGTCTCAACAAAGATGAGGCCGTATTTCTTGTCTTTGGAGATGTTTTGAACGTGGCACGTGTACATCTCCGTTTCGTGCGGCAATTCCACCTTGCACTTGGCGCCCACCTGGAAAACAAATAACACGGCGACGAGACGAGGAAGGATAAGGCaagacatacatatatagtaaaGTAAAGGGTGTATCGAGTGTTGAGATGAAAATGAAAGTGTGTTAATTTGGATGTGTGGTTGACATGAAacgtgtgtgggtgtgcgtgtgtgggtgtgtgtgtgtatgctaACGATTATGCCCAGTTTACCTTAAAGTTATAGTCATTTATGTAGACATTGTAAAGCTTGGCTTCCTTGCGCATATCGTTCCAGCAATCAAATTCTATATTACGATACATATTGGGGTCCATGGACTTGGCCACCTTGTAGGGAAACGGAGAGATACCTAAAAGCAGAGTATTATGTAAGCGTTTGATGTATGAAACCCCCCTTTACTGACCATCATCGAGCAGCTGGCGGACACAGGACTCCAATCGGTTTGGACACATGGGCAACATATCGGTTAGTTCGTGGCCACTGCTGCCGGATGCCTTTCGCTCCTCATGGTTTTTAATCTCTAGCCGTCCTCCCTTTCGAGCATTAATGCTCTGATTTCCATTGGTGCTATGGAAATTGCACAGCATATAGTTTTCCAGTATGCAGTTGGTGTCCATCGGCAGATCAAGCTTAAAAACTCGTCCATCTGTGCAATGAATGCGAACCATATAGCCCTTGTCATCGAACTCCACATTGAAGCGATCCCAATTGAAGGTGTGTGGATGCAACATGATCTCCACAGCAAAGGATACGTCAGGCAATTTGAAAAGCTTCTGGTACAGCAACTTAAAGGCGACAGCTGAAAACAACGTATGCGTACaacgtacatatataaaaagcaaaaatgtatatattaaaaGGCTACCTACATTGACAAATGGCGGCCCTTTCTATATATTCAACGTCATAAACCGAATCGAAGTGATTCTCATTGTTGAAGAAGACACGGAAGTTTTCCGCATAGCGACGATTAAAAATGACGCTGGTGCCCATGTTGAAGGGCTCATACAGGATAACATTGCGGCTGGAAGACGTACAGATCATCATCATATTGATATATATTGATAGAATTGAATAGGAATATACATAGTAACTAAAGATTATTTACCGATATAGGCAGGACATGGCGCGTAGTTCTGTCATGGTTCCATAGGTCTTGGGCTTGGACATGTCCTGCATGTAACTATCGAAATCGCCAGGGATTTCCTGggatataaataaaatattagtttcgtttttttttacaaaatgtgtagaatgttaaaagattCACGACGGGAAGAGGCCTTACCTTCTCAAAGATGCGTCGTTTTAGGGTCATGAAGCGGACGCACTCCAGCCGAATCTCGTAGTGCAGCATCTGGGTGTCGTACATCTGCTCCGCGATCACACGGAACAAACTGGAGGCGTCCCGGGCCGTGTGCTTACGATAGAGTCCACGGCTCTCCAGATACTGGTCATACGGATCCGGGGCCTGCCGGCTGCCTGACGTAATGGGGCGCTGCAATTGCATGTCCATGGCGAATCTTCTGGAATCGAAAAACTTACATTTTATtcaattcatttttttgtttgtcatgTTTTTCCATTGAAGTACATGAATTGCACAATTAACAGTTAGAAGAGGGCCCTGACCCCGAGCTATTTGACCTTCACAATCACTTTTCACCTGCTATCTGCTGTCGTTTCACTAAGAAGTGCGCATTACCTTATTACTTATTTTAAGTTGACTATTGTATAGTTATACCATTAACAATAATAGCAGAAAAGCAAATTTGCTGCAATACACATATATTATTAACCAAGTATTAACCAACACCTTACTAGCCGAGTGATAGAGCGAGAAGACAATAGGCACCTGCTAATTCAAGATGGCGGAGTAGAATGACAAACGAAGCAAAGGTGATGAAGCTGATGaaaacgaaatatttatttaaatctaATGATTAAATTAGCCTCTTGTGCTGCAcctaattaattaaattcgttTATTTGATTTCACTCGACAAATTGCCGTTACTATAAATGTTTTAactaataaatttcaaatcgCATCGACATATTACCGGTGTTCTGATGTTCTTCTGTTCtacaaattctatttttataaatagttaacaattaaattaacaattaaaaataacaCTGGCATCCGCACCTAGCACCGTTACACGAAGAATTGAAGCGAATGGCACGATCTAGCCTTCCAGAGAAGCCGCGTACTAGAATGCAATCGGAAAGTGCCTGAACGAACTTCCATTACCTGGAAGGATGCAGACAGGAAATTAGGCAATAGTGATGTGCAAGCCATGACTATTAAAAAATGGAGTTCGTGATTTtatcaacaaaataaatgtgTCTTGTCTTATTATTGAAGGgctatttatattaatataatattttccaACTGAAATACACATGGGTACTAaacatttgaaatatattgCCGAATTAGCGGTTAGAAAACTCCTGTTATCGCCGTCTATCGATAGCGGCATCATCTGTTCCGTGTCATCCCCAAAAGTTTCGGTTACCTTCAAGTTCTTCTTGTTACTgtcgtttttgttgttgctggcccGCTTTTTAGGGGGTGGAAAATGCCGCTTTCCACACGGCGCATTGTTGTTCTTGCCAGCGGCGGCTCATCAGACTCAGTTCGAAATTGCGAGTCAATGAAGCCAGGAGCAAACTTCCAGTTCGCGCTGTTACCGCGACAAAAGTTGTCTGGAAGAGATGTGAGTGTGTgactatgtgtgtgtgccttttgttttcctgtttttttttgtgttttttgtgttCTCGTGTAAGGTTAtgttattgtttattgttaGTAAATGTCGTTAGTTGGTTATCTTGCGAGTGTGCAAAACGCAACGACTATGATTTCTATTTCCTCTCGGTGTTCCATTAACTTTACGCCATGTTCATGTGTTTCGTTTTCCTCCTTCTTTCAtcgaaaaataataacaaagaGTTTTACATATGAAAATCACAGTcattaacaaaaacaacacacGTGGACTCAACCACACACAACGATGGACATTTGTACATGCGatacacacatgcaaacaagCAACGTTATGAAATTGGAAGGAGTGCACAAAAGGAAGAAGTAGAAATGTGCAGTTATTTCATTTCCATGCAATGCCGTAAAAATCAATAGGAGCGACAAACAAAGCACGTGCTTGTGCGAGTGCGATGGCAAATCGATAAACCGTTAATCAAGTTTGTTGAACGCGTGTTCGCCCCGTCTCTGTCTCGCCTTGTTTGAGCCACCTCTCTTTCCCTCACACGGCCCAACgaaataatatttctttgattcCTTTTCGTTAATTTGACGATTTTCGATTAACTGGGTCAAATGGTGACATAGATAtggtgttcttttttttttgggtggtATTTCATTTTCCAGGTGCCGAGGTCAATGTCACGGACATTTTTGCAATGTCGTCTGCTGACCTTCGAACTTTGGCTCGTTTTTGTCAGCAATTAATTGATTAAATGATTCGGCCAATATATTGTCGGTCGTCTTATCGATGTACCGCTTATACAACTATCCTGTTCCCGCGACTATCTTAtcaccaaaaacaaaataaagaaaatacaaaaatataggTCTCTTGAACCGGAGTCGTCGGGCTCCCAGATAAGTGCTCCATTAGCTCCATCTCGCTCGCTCGCGGTTCTTGACATGTGTCCCTCAAACACGAATTAATGACTTAAACTCTTCATGTGATAAAAATCGACGTTCCTGTTTTCGAAAAACCATCACTTTGTATTCCAAAATATCAAGGTCTTTATAGCTTCATATCTGATATTGCATGGTATCTTATAACATCTAAATGTTGTTTTTATAATCTTGTTCTGTGTGATAATATTATGTTAACGTAATTTCACAAATGTGCGAAATGAAATGTTTgatggtatagaaatacataCATTAAGTGAATCATCTTTAAAATAGCTCAGTGAGTTTCTGAAATCGGGAACATCTCGAAAGTTGTCTTctctgcttttgttttttttttttttttctgatgCGATTGTTTGCCGGTCGGCGGCAAAGTATTTCCGTTTGCTGCTTTTAGTTGCCTTCGAACATTTTAGCTCGTCGCGTCTTTGCTGAAATAAAAAGGGGAAGAGGTAAAGCATAGAGCAGTAGCATCAgtccaaacaaaacaaagagaatTTCGCTGGCCAAGAGAATCCGAAGCAACATTTGCCAAAAGTGAATTGTGCATGAGAAATATCTTCTGttcttgtttgtttggctGCCACGAACCGGTTATTTTATTAGCTTCACTCAATCGAACCGCACACAGTCGTGGATCCAACTATTGGGTACACCCATCTGTCGGCGAAGTGCCTGGTTTGCAGAACCGCAAATATATTAATAGGGCAGTACTACACATTTCGTTGTTGATCTTTTAAAAATAGCTCGACAAATTCAGTCTCGAAAAACCTTTCAAGTGATTTGATTCGAAATATCAGTGTGCTCGAACCGTACAAGTGTAATGCTGCCTTAACACCAAAATTATTATCTTTGTCTTTATAGTTTTGCTTTACTTAAATTCTTGCTTTTCTTTTGattcttttttcttttcacGTATTTGCTTTGCCAATCGAATCGGTTAAATACCGCTTACCACTTGTTGTTGTCTCAGTCGCAAGATGCAGCCGTTTAACAGTAGCGGTGCCCACAGTGGCGGCGAGAAAAATGAGACCCGCATGCGCCGCCGGCCCATATGTAAGCTATTTTTGCCACCTTATCAAAGTCCGCCATATTATTGCACTTTACCCCGAATAACTTTAATACCCGATGCTAAATTAACTGCTTTATATCTTAAGTTGAACTCTCATTTATATGGTTGGTTTAATTGACATTTATTTAGTGTAACCTTATTTACTAACGCTAATTTAATATTTGAATGGCGACCTTGAATACACTTTctatgtttatatttattgtttggGGCTAACAGAGtgcaaataaatgcatttatttattgcaaatTCTAACTGccatattatttataaaatatatttacatatttttaagcttttttaAATGACAGAAATTGGCAATTTCACAGCCACCACTGTGAAATGTAAATCTAATCGCTACtaattttttaacaaattcCTAGAGGCCTCTCTCTacgttttccttttgttttacttaagtttattttagtttgtttgtttcgcTTTGACATcttttattgcattttccCATAATTTGCTGCACGCTATTTTTAGAACGCAGTAAAGGGGAATTTCGCAGCAATTAATGTAATGCTAAGTATTAATTTATagtttgtttgatttttaCACTAATTGCATTATGCTAACAATTGGTTTTGCTAGCGTGGCCCTGAAACGCAAAGTTTAAGGCCAGCGTGCAAGCAGTGCAGTGCAGTGTACTGCTTGGCGTTTAACTTCTTGCTTGAGTTGGCCCGACTTCACTTGACTCCCAACTTGGtgccatttgtttattttctgtAAACACGCCAGTGGCTATTTGTTAGTTCGTTGTTATTTgttgtaattttttttgtttttgcaatCGGCTGCTCGGTTGCAATATTGTAATGGCACTTGCAGTTGCACTTTCATTGCCATTGCCAGATGACGAGGCTTTAACGGTTCAGCGCAGTCAGCTGTTTATGCGGAGTTAAATCGATTGCATGTAAGCGACAGCGGCGGTCATCTAACTAGCAtgttaaacaaattaataccCTTTAATAGCCTTTATGCATATGTTATTCGAATGTATAAGAAATTTATATCATTAATTTGAAATACAAATTCGATGAAATTATCCTGCAGCTATGCTATTAACCGCACCCAAGCTGTATGGTCGTATCACGTCATTGGTGCATATTGAGCAACATAATCGATATCTTCTATAGGTTATGACTTGCCCAATGAATCGTGCATTGAATAACTTAGCCTAGTAACATTTAGTTTTATGTTGTTGGGGCCTATTTTTCACGGCATTGTTTACAAACATttccagttgcagttgcatttgttgtttgtttatttattttcattgccATAGTCGGCTTTTGaaccttttttgttttttattcatacatttttttaaggGGCAGCAGCGCATAACGGTTTTCTGAGTGCCCAGCGCATGAGCGTTTAATCATTTTCGATTTATCTGGCTTTTTTTCGCTGCCTTTGTTTACCCTTTTCGAGTGGATTTTGGCCATTTCGATCTCGGGCTCAAGGGCTTACACGCGCCCACTAACACGGGTACACTCGCGTTCGAAAAAATAGCAACAGAATGGGTATagtgtatacatatatacttctATACTGAcctgtttttaaaatatatatacatattaacAATTGATTTAATGCGTTTGAAAGAGAATTAGAATATTtggttgctgttgctattAATTCTACCCCATCTGTATATCCGGGGTGCTCAGAATGAGCAGCGTCTTTTTGCGTAGGTGTCTCAAAAGCTTTCTAAGTCCGATTGTGCTCGTTATGACGTCAGTGGTGCTGCATTCATGCTGCGTGGTAAACAATCGCGTCAATATTGGCATTAACACCTCATCTTTGGCTTCCAGTTAACAGACAACGTCATTTGTTGTCTTTGGATAACTCAGCGGGGAATTAGGAGCCCACTGCAAATTGATCTATgggaaataaattaattaattgggTCCACTTCGACAGCCTGAAGCCATTAAAAGTGCTactgatttgaaaatattgaGGCACCGTGTACAGTGGAACTTCCCTAACTCGTCGCACTTTCATTTCTTgccaaaaattctttttttttctttttgtttttgctgctctTTCGAAGACAAAAACTAATTCCTTGGGAGAGTTTTCTACACAACACATGTGTTTAAATAGAGATATTCAAGACAGCGCGTTTCTGGAGCTATCAAATAAGAAACTGTGGCCCTGCCAGTCGGAACTTAGTCGACATTGAGAATTGGTTGATGGAATTAATCAAACTTGAaatagaaaatttaatttttttttttggcgaaaaatcggttgttttttCGTGTTGTTTTCTATAAAAATGTGGCTGCCTATTCAAGGACAACTTTGTGCTATATCAGTATTGATATAGATTGGCCGATCTCAAGATATAAAACGAAATTATGGATCGGCTGCTGGGTAGCCGAGTGGGgcggtgtgggcgtggcacataCTGCGGTTACGCCCGACTCGTGAACACCTGTGATGACGAAAGCAACGGTGAGGCAGGTATGTCTGTAAATCCCTCAGAGAATTGATGAATTAGGAAGCAAGTGAGCACATAGAGTTGAGAGGGAGAGAAAATTGACAGAGAATAATTTGAATTGTCGattt
The Drosophila mauritiana strain mau12 chromosome X, ASM438214v1, whole genome shotgun sequence DNA segment above includes these coding regions:
- the LOC117148867 gene encoding chorion protein S38 → MTRSTYIWALAACLIACASANYGSSQGYGHESGSGASDGGADAASAAAAAAGGAGGAGGEYGGANAGAGALESGADAAGVAQAGQSSYGSDQNIPYKPVNTKGNTLTSSITYPQNKGEILIHRPAPIIVKRPPTKVLVNHPPLVVKPAPVVLHKPPAIVLRKVYVKHHPRRVKVEPVFVNVVKPPAEKYFVNENKQGYGQGSQSHGHGHGHGGHGHGHSGHGHGGHGAGPHGPGPHDGGRALPAYASGADSAAASAGYQLLQSGNQGLSALANIAGEREGPYGPAPSHQHYSAGPAGHGGYAAPAY
- the LOC117146543 gene encoding protein ovarian tumor locus isoform X1, with protein sequence MDMQLQRPITSGSRQAPDPYDQYLESRGLYRKHTARDASSLFRVIAEQMYDTQMLHYEIRLECVRFMTLKRRIFEKEIPGDFDSYMQDMSKPKTYGTMTELRAMSCLYRRNVILYEPFNMGTSVIFNRRYAENFRVFFNNENHFDSVYDVEYIERAAICQSVAFKLLYQKLFKLPDVSFAVEIMLHPHTFNWDRFNVEFDDKGYMVRIHCTDGRVFKLDLPMDTNCILENYMLCNFHSTNGNQSINARKGGRLEIKNHEERKASGSSGHELTDMLPMCPNRLESCVRQLLDDGISPFPYKVAKSMDPNMYRNIEFDCWNDMRKEAKLYNVYINDYNFKVGAKCKVELPHETEMYTCHVQNISKDKKYGLIFVETIGKKLVVPYESLHPMPPEEYRPWSLPYRYHRQMPRMPLPKFAGKANKSAKWKKNKLFEIEYFESSKCDLIPMQGYMPAENCYHQDVHIQDDEQRDHRDSEQNDQNPATEQRDREEPQAQQQHQRTKASRVQPQNSSSSQNQQCSGSAAPPPPTQYMNYVPMIPSRPGHLPPPWPASPIALAEEFQFPISGTPHPPPTEGCVYMPFGGYAPPPPGAVALPGPHPFMPLPSPPLTVPGVNEPRRSLHLNGDDLPVDIITLRHFYNMGVDLHWRMTHHTPPDEMAVFGYHQQNNTDQQAGKTVVTGATDDHLTAAESTPPPSPEVANATEQSPLEKNAYAKRNLNPVKVRGKRPEQLQDIKDSLGPAAFLPTPTPSPSSNGSQFSFYTTPPPHHHLITPPRLLQPPPPQPIFFHKAGPPQLAGAAQGQNPYAWGMPAPVVSPYEVINNYNMDPLAQPQQQQAATLQPVPSSAQSQPAAVYAAPRHP
- the LOC117146543 gene encoding protein ovarian tumor locus isoform X2, whose protein sequence is MDMQLQRPITSGSRQAPDPYDQYLESRGLYRKHTARDASSLFRVIAEQMYDTQMLHYEIRLECVRFMTLKRRIFEKEIPGDFDSYMQDMSKPKTYGTMTELRAMSCLYRRNVILYEPFNMGTSVIFNRRYAENFRVFFNNENHFDSVYDVEYIERAAICQSVAFKLLYQKLFKLPDVSFAVEIMLHPHTFNWDRFNVEFDDKGYMVRIHCTDGRVFKLDLPMDTNCILENYMLCNFHSTNGNQSINARKGGRLEIKNHEERKASGSSGHELTDMLPMCPNRLESCVRQLLDDGISPFPYKVAKSMDPNMYRNIEFDCWNDMRKEAKLYNVYINDYNFKVPYESLHPMPPEEYRPWSLPYRYHRQMPRMPLPKFAGKANKSAKWKKNKLFEIEYFESSKCDLIPMQGYMPAENCYHQDVHIQDDEQRDHRDSEQNDQNPATEQRDREEPQAQQQHQRTKASRVQPQNSSSSQNQQCSGSAAPPPPTQYMNYVPMIPSRPGHLPPPWPASPIALAEEFQFPISGTPHPPPTEGCVYMPFGGYAPPPPGAVALPGPHPFMPLPSPPLTVPGVNEPRRSLHLNGDDLPVDIITLRHFYNMGVDLHWRMTHHTPPDEMAVFGYHQQNNTDQQAGKTVVTGATDDHLTAAESTPPPSPEVANATEQSPLEKNAYAKRNLNPVKVRGKRPEQLQDIKDSLGPAAFLPTPTPSPSSNGSQFSFYTTPPPHHHLITPPRLLQPPPPQPIFFHKAGPPQLAGAAQGQNPYAWGMPAPVVSPYEVINNYNMDPLAQPQQQQAATLQPVPSSAQSQPAAVYAAPRHP